A part of Kitasatospora acidiphila genomic DNA contains:
- a CDS encoding acyl-CoA thioesterase encodes MARHIYACPLRWSDMDAFGHVNNVVFLRYLEEARIDFMFRQAAEAGAGEFAGGSVVARHEIDYKRPLVHRPSPVTIETWVTRIGGASVTVAYEIKDVADDGTETVYIRASSVVVPYDLKAARPRRISPVERKFLSRFLEDGSEGTGNGQGTESGQGTEGGADAAAKGEKVAA; translated from the coding sequence GTGGCACGCCACATCTACGCCTGCCCGTTGCGGTGGTCCGACATGGACGCCTTCGGACACGTCAACAACGTGGTCTTCCTGCGCTACCTGGAGGAGGCCCGGATCGACTTCATGTTCCGCCAGGCCGCCGAGGCCGGCGCGGGCGAGTTCGCGGGCGGATCCGTGGTGGCGCGGCACGAGATCGACTACAAGCGGCCGCTGGTGCACCGGCCCTCGCCGGTGACCATCGAGACCTGGGTGACCAGGATCGGCGGCGCCTCGGTGACCGTCGCCTACGAGATCAAGGACGTGGCTGACGACGGGACCGAGACCGTCTACATCCGCGCGTCCAGCGTGGTCGTTCCGTATGACCTGAAGGCCGCGCGGCCGCGCCGGATCAGCCCGGTGGAGCGGAAGTTCCTCAGCCGGTTCCTGGAGGACGGCAGCGAGGGCACCGGAAACGGCCAGGGCACCGAAAGCGGCCAGGGCACGGAGGGCGGCGCGGACGCCGCGGCCAAGGGAGAGAAGGTCGCGGCGTGA
- the ettA gene encoding energy-dependent translational throttle protein EttA, protein MAEFIYTMRKVRKAHGDKVILDDVTLNFLPGAKIGVVGPNGAGKSTVLKMMAGLEQPSNGEAYLSPGYTVGMLLQEPPLDESKTVLENVQDGVKEIKGKLDRFNEIAELMATDYSDALLDEMGKLQEELDHANAWDLEAQLEQAMDALGCPPGDWPVTSLSGGERRRVALCKLLLEAPDLLLLDEPTNHLDAESVNWLEQHLAKYAGTVVAVTHDRYFLDHVAQWILELDRGRAYPYEGNYSTYLETKQARLKVEGQKDAKRAKRLKEELEWVRSNAKGRQAKSKARLARYEEMAAEADKMRKLDFEEIQIPPGPRLGSIVVEVDKLNKAFGEKVLIEDLSFTLPRNGIVGVIGPNGAGKTTLFKMLQGLETPDSGNVKVGETVKISYVDQGRANIDPKKTLWEVVSDGLDWINVGQVEMPSRAYVSAFGFKGPDQQKPAGVLSGGERNRLNLALTLKQGGNLLLLDEPTNDLDVETLSSLENALLEFPGCAVVISHDRWFLDRVATHILAYEGESKWFWFEGNFESYEKNKIDRLGADAARPHRATYKKLTRG, encoded by the coding sequence GTGGCGGAATTCATCTACACCATGCGCAAGGTGCGCAAGGCACACGGCGACAAGGTCATCCTTGACGACGTGACGCTCAACTTCCTCCCCGGGGCGAAGATCGGTGTCGTCGGTCCCAACGGCGCCGGTAAGTCCACGGTGCTGAAGATGATGGCGGGCCTGGAGCAGCCCTCCAACGGCGAGGCATACCTGTCGCCCGGCTACACCGTCGGCATGCTGCTGCAGGAGCCGCCGCTCGACGAGTCCAAGACGGTCCTGGAGAACGTCCAGGACGGCGTCAAGGAGATCAAGGGCAAGCTCGACCGGTTCAACGAGATCGCAGAGCTGATGGCGACCGACTACTCCGACGCGCTGCTCGACGAGATGGGCAAGCTGCAGGAGGAGCTGGACCACGCCAACGCCTGGGACCTCGAGGCCCAGCTGGAGCAGGCCATGGACGCGCTGGGCTGCCCGCCCGGCGACTGGCCGGTCACCAGCCTCTCCGGTGGTGAGCGCCGCCGGGTCGCGCTCTGCAAGCTGCTGCTCGAGGCGCCCGACCTGCTGCTGCTCGACGAGCCCACCAACCACCTCGACGCCGAGTCGGTGAACTGGCTGGAGCAGCACCTGGCCAAGTACGCCGGCACCGTCGTCGCGGTCACCCACGACCGGTACTTCCTGGACCACGTCGCGCAGTGGATCCTCGAGCTCGACCGCGGCCGTGCCTACCCGTACGAGGGCAACTACTCCACCTACCTCGAGACCAAGCAGGCCCGTCTCAAGGTCGAGGGTCAGAAGGACGCCAAGCGCGCCAAGCGGCTCAAGGAAGAGCTGGAGTGGGTCCGCTCCAACGCCAAGGGCCGCCAGGCCAAGTCGAAGGCCCGCCTCGCCCGGTACGAGGAGATGGCGGCCGAGGCCGACAAGATGCGGAAGCTGGACTTCGAGGAGATCCAGATCCCGCCGGGCCCGCGCCTGGGCAGCATCGTGGTCGAGGTGGACAAGCTCAACAAGGCCTTCGGCGAGAAGGTCCTGATCGAGGACCTCTCCTTCACCCTGCCCCGGAACGGCATCGTCGGCGTGATCGGCCCCAACGGCGCCGGCAAGACCACGCTCTTCAAGATGCTGCAGGGCCTGGAGACGCCGGACTCCGGCAACGTCAAGGTCGGCGAGACGGTCAAGATCAGCTACGTCGACCAGGGTCGCGCCAACATCGACCCGAAGAAGACCCTGTGGGAGGTCGTCTCCGACGGCCTCGACTGGATCAACGTCGGCCAGGTCGAGATGCCGTCCCGCGCCTACGTCTCGGCCTTCGGCTTCAAGGGCCCGGACCAGCAGAAGCCGGCCGGCGTGCTCTCCGGTGGTGAGCGCAACCGTCTGAACCTCGCGCTTACCCTCAAGCAGGGCGGCAACCTGCTGCTGCTCGACGAGCCGACCAACGACCTCGACGTCGAGACCCTCTCCTCGCTGGAGAACGCGCTGCTCGAGTTCCCGGGCTGCGCCGTGGTCATCTCGCACGACCGCTGGTTCCTGGACCGAGTGGCCACCCACATCCTCGCGTACGAGGGTGAGAGCAAGTGGTTCTGGTTCGAGGGCAACTTCGAGTCCTACGAGAAGAACAAGATCGACCGGCTGGGTGCCGACGCGGCCCGTCCGCACCGGGCGACCTACAAGAAGCTGACCCGCGGCTGA
- the ssb gene encoding single-stranded DNA-binding protein, with translation MNETMVTMIGNVASMVQYGQTAGGIPMANFRLASTERRYDRARAEWVDGDTLWVTVLAWRGLASNVVSSLEKGDPVLVSGRLRVREWEDEGKRRSVVEIDARAIGHDLGRGTSAFRSSVRGRSEQAGVQSAGEAVPEWIAQAARERRAVGGQASLAGAVGEGVAGEPVGWAGVIGQGASRAGQLPVGEVAVEPTGSPVVRSRRRSAPMLERVVASAGQQQLEAEALPGLADGPAAGEAQLAHVAQATRRRVGEVVGAVSDTAPEESRALEAETAGAAALVTHGGRPARSGRGGRAGVLAGVGGVPGADGEALPV, from the coding sequence GTGAACGAGACCATGGTCACGATGATTGGAAATGTCGCCTCGATGGTGCAGTACGGGCAGACGGCGGGTGGCATCCCGATGGCGAACTTCCGTTTGGCCTCGACCGAGCGGCGCTACGACCGGGCGCGCGCCGAGTGGGTGGACGGGGACACCCTCTGGGTCACGGTGCTGGCCTGGCGTGGGCTCGCGTCGAATGTCGTCAGCTCGCTGGAGAAGGGCGATCCGGTGCTGGTGAGCGGGCGGCTGCGGGTGCGTGAATGGGAGGACGAGGGCAAGCGGCGGTCGGTGGTCGAGATCGACGCTCGGGCGATCGGGCACGATCTGGGCCGGGGCACCTCGGCCTTCCGCTCGTCGGTTCGAGGGCGTTCCGAGCAGGCCGGGGTCCAGTCGGCCGGCGAGGCGGTGCCCGAGTGGATCGCGCAGGCGGCGCGTGAGCGGCGAGCCGTGGGCGGGCAGGCGTCGCTGGCCGGGGCCGTGGGTGAGGGGGTGGCCGGCGAGCCGGTTGGCTGGGCGGGAGTGATCGGCCAGGGGGCTTCGCGGGCGGGGCAGTTGCCGGTGGGCGAGGTGGCGGTCGAGCCGACCGGCTCGCCGGTGGTGCGCTCCCGGCGGCGATCGGCTCCCATGCTGGAGCGTGTGGTGGCGAGCGCGGGGCAGCAGCAGTTGGAGGCGGAGGCGCTGCCGGGGCTGGCCGATGGTCCGGCGGCAGGAGAGGCGCAGCTGGCTCACGTGGCTCAGGCCACCAGGCGGCGAGTTGGGGAGGTGGTGGGTGCCGTGTCTGACACGGCACCGGAGGAGAGCAGGGCGCTTGAGGCCGAAACGGCTGGAGCGGCGGCGCTGGTCACGCATGGCGGGCGGCCTGCTCGGAGCGGCCGGGGAGGTCGGGCCGGCGTTCTCGCCGGAGTAGGTGGAGTCCCGGGGGCTGATGGGGAGGCCCTGCCGGTGTGA
- a CDS encoding recombinase family protein has protein sequence MTDADYSGWPRVHTPPHRPWSAQPQEIVPPIEQAPVVVPVAWLGRTSDEDAQDPTLSLPRQLRNARAAMPAGWVIVAHFYDVESGRKDLAARGRGKAHERFNINIPRDGGIADLLTEAESPKRRFAAVICESIERVARRTYFGTKIEYELERNGIALCAADEPITMPGKAKKATPTLTRRVKQAVSEWYVLQMLELSWDGFCEHTRQGWNIGKPPYGYLADKVPHPVPARRAEGRTKHRLVPDPQCGAVVTEIFRLRVVHGLSHRAIANRLDRDHAVYPPPAPIRTDTAVGRWTGSAVRGILENPKYTGYQVWNRRARKKGNKNNPPSEWIWSPQPTHEPLVSREMFDAALPVPGNGRPTRDHGTLHSHPATQRSYLLRSYVRCEICGRRMFGKFSKGREYYCCQPKTREEVEGPGHEPHPTAVWISGKALTDLVHTFFAERIFGPDRHKLLAAELRPPEAHAVAPNQGKEEVLRQAIADNDRRQQALFSQLSDCDFDGDLELAARFRAGVRNSFKELDAAGQKLRAQPAEVVAERAGDDTAQDLDVLRYIPLLRTRLPDVPEDLQRELYDAFRLVVRYDRRCREVTLQATIPARLAGEVAHLVEQVSSMCLADPDGKLAAEADQPEPCSHSAPADQPSCERPRQDSNLRPSA, from the coding sequence ATGACCGACGCTGACTACTCGGGTTGGCCCCGTGTCCACACCCCGCCGCACCGTCCCTGGTCGGCCCAGCCCCAGGAGATCGTTCCTCCCATTGAACAGGCCCCGGTGGTGGTGCCAGTCGCCTGGCTCGGTCGTACCTCGGATGAAGACGCGCAGGACCCGACCCTCTCCCTGCCCCGGCAACTGCGCAATGCCCGAGCTGCGATGCCGGCTGGTTGGGTGATCGTCGCCCACTTCTACGACGTTGAGTCCGGCCGCAAGGACCTTGCAGCTCGCGGTAGGGGCAAGGCACATGAGCGGTTCAACATCAACATCCCGCGCGACGGGGGGATCGCCGATCTTCTCACCGAGGCCGAAAGCCCCAAACGAAGGTTCGCCGCCGTCATCTGCGAGTCGATCGAGCGCGTTGCCCGCCGCACCTACTTCGGCACGAAGATCGAGTATGAGCTGGAACGCAACGGCATCGCCCTTTGCGCGGCAGACGAGCCGATCACGATGCCGGGGAAGGCGAAGAAGGCGACGCCCACGCTCACCCGCCGGGTCAAGCAGGCCGTCTCCGAGTGGTATGTCCTGCAGATGCTGGAGCTGTCCTGGGACGGCTTCTGCGAACACACCCGCCAGGGGTGGAACATCGGCAAGCCGCCGTACGGCTACCTCGCTGACAAGGTCCCGCACCCGGTCCCGGCTCGCCGAGCCGAGGGGCGGACCAAGCACCGCCTCGTGCCGGACCCGCAGTGTGGAGCGGTCGTGACCGAGATCTTCCGCCTCCGGGTGGTCCACGGCCTCAGCCACCGAGCCATCGCCAACCGGCTCGACCGCGACCATGCCGTCTACCCGCCGCCGGCCCCCATCCGGACGGACACGGCGGTCGGGCGATGGACCGGCTCGGCGGTACGCGGAATCCTGGAGAACCCGAAGTACACGGGATACCAGGTGTGGAACCGCCGGGCCCGTAAGAAGGGCAACAAGAACAACCCGCCGAGCGAGTGGATCTGGTCTCCGCAGCCCACTCACGAACCGCTGGTCAGCCGTGAGATGTTCGATGCAGCCCTGCCCGTTCCGGGCAACGGGCGACCGACACGGGACCACGGCACCCTCCACAGCCACCCGGCCACCCAGCGCAGCTACCTGCTGCGCTCCTACGTCCGGTGCGAGATCTGCGGGCGCCGGATGTTCGGGAAGTTCAGCAAGGGGCGTGAGTACTACTGCTGCCAACCGAAGACCCGGGAGGAGGTCGAGGGCCCGGGCCACGAACCGCATCCGACCGCAGTCTGGATCAGCGGGAAGGCCCTGACCGATCTGGTCCACACCTTCTTCGCGGAACGGATCTTCGGACCAGATCGGCACAAGCTACTCGCTGCTGAGCTCCGCCCGCCGGAGGCTCACGCCGTGGCCCCCAACCAAGGCAAGGAAGAGGTCCTGCGCCAGGCGATCGCCGACAACGACCGGCGCCAGCAGGCTCTTTTCAGCCAGTTGTCCGATTGCGACTTCGATGGCGACCTGGAGCTGGCCGCCCGCTTCCGCGCCGGGGTGCGGAACAGCTTCAAGGAGCTGGACGCCGCAGGCCAGAAGCTCCGGGCCCAGCCGGCCGAAGTCGTAGCTGAGCGGGCCGGCGACGATACGGCGCAGGACCTTGACGTGCTGAGGTACATCCCATTGCTACGCACGCGCCTGCCGGATGTCCCCGAGGACCTTCAGCGTGAGCTGTACGACGCCTTCCGCCTGGTGGTGCGCTACGACCGGCGGTGTCGCGAGGTGACCCTGCAGGCGACGATCCCGGCCAGGCTAGCGGGCGAGGTCGCCCACCTGGTGGAGCAGGTGTCCTCTATGTGCTTGGCTGATCCCGATGGGAAGCTGGCAGCTGAGGCCGACCAGCCGGAGCCCTGTTCTCACAGTGCCCCGGCTGACCAGCCATCTTGCGAGCGCCCCCGGCAGGACTCGAACCTGCGGCCAAGTGCTTAG
- a CDS encoding TRM11 family SAM-dependent methyltransferase translates to MTAHPQPVPAARLAAPWSLGAVPAPATLATLPTSVWVTAQKDARNQRRERYTPASAAHPAKMLPAIAAHAIATYTAPGELVLDPMCGIGTTLVEAVHLGRNAVGVELESRWTAVARANLAFARAQGATGNARVKTGDARHTHSLVDASHRGRVQLLLTSPPYGASVHGQVRATRETGRSGIGKFDTSYGSNPANLAHAPTDDLLDAFTAILTSCLPLLAPGAHVAVTARPWRHQGELVDLPAAVIAAGQAVGLTPVERCVALLAGVRDGELVARPSFFQLQNVRTARAAGVPMHLIVHQDVLVFTKPAAAKGLGGRQAEGDSATSGGTW, encoded by the coding sequence ATGACCGCCCACCCCCAGCCCGTCCCCGCCGCCCGGCTGGCTGCTCCATGGTCGCTCGGTGCCGTGCCCGCCCCGGCGACCCTTGCCACGCTGCCGACCTCGGTGTGGGTCACCGCCCAGAAGGACGCCCGCAACCAGCGCCGCGAGCGCTACACCCCGGCCTCCGCCGCCCACCCGGCCAAGATGCTCCCGGCGATCGCCGCCCACGCGATCGCCACCTACACCGCCCCCGGCGAGCTCGTCTTGGACCCGATGTGTGGCATCGGTACGACCTTGGTCGAAGCAGTCCACCTCGGCCGTAACGCCGTCGGCGTCGAGCTCGAAAGCCGCTGGACCGCAGTCGCCCGCGCCAACCTCGCCTTCGCCCGCGCCCAAGGCGCGACTGGTAACGCTCGGGTGAAGACCGGAGACGCCCGCCACACCCACTCGCTGGTCGACGCCAGTCACCGCGGGCGAGTCCAACTGCTGCTCACCTCCCCGCCCTACGGTGCCTCCGTCCACGGTCAAGTCCGCGCCACCCGCGAGACCGGCCGAAGCGGCATCGGCAAGTTCGACACCAGCTACGGCAGCAATCCGGCCAACCTCGCCCACGCCCCGACCGACGACCTCCTCGACGCCTTCACGGCAATCCTCACCAGCTGTTTGCCGCTCCTTGCGCCTGGTGCTCACGTTGCGGTGACCGCCCGACCCTGGCGGCACCAAGGCGAGCTCGTCGATCTCCCCGCCGCTGTCATCGCCGCCGGTCAGGCGGTTGGTCTCACCCCGGTCGAGCGCTGCGTCGCTCTCCTCGCCGGTGTGCGCGACGGCGAACTGGTGGCGCGCCCCTCTTTCTTCCAGCTGCAGAACGTCAGGACTGCCCGCGCGGCCGGAGTACCGATGCACCTCATCGTTCACCAGGACGTCCTCGTGTTCACCAAGCCGGCCGCCGCGAAAGGCCTCGGAGGCCGACAGGCAGAGGGTGACTCGGCCACAAGCGGCGGTACGTGGTGA
- a CDS encoding class I SAM-dependent methyltransferase, which produces MNQPTRPTPYTPKRPRTNPTGVPLSVWLTEPLAGCCPVCETPVGAACANRIPLGLARQIVEAFTAPGDLVYVPDAGNASCLIAAVTTGRKALGYARTRHDADLAYANLQHQAAQVASLALLRRGHAGSHSTTPDHHHGSAQLAIAAPHAFTTHAELAALTDACAQALKPDGVLVMTARQSTGQDTTAYLIAHARASGLVYLQHIVAAEATATDGHLNPATPAPLRPARTAPATTPGRGPAATT; this is translated from the coding sequence ATGAACCAGCCCACCCGCCCCACCCCGTACACCCCCAAGCGCCCCCGCACCAACCCCACCGGCGTCCCCCTGTCGGTCTGGCTGACCGAACCGCTGGCCGGCTGCTGCCCGGTCTGCGAGACCCCCGTCGGCGCGGCCTGCGCCAACCGGATCCCCCTGGGCCTGGCCCGGCAGATCGTCGAAGCGTTCACCGCTCCCGGCGACCTCGTCTACGTCCCCGACGCAGGCAACGCCTCCTGCCTGATCGCCGCCGTCACCACCGGCCGCAAGGCGCTCGGCTACGCCCGCACCCGCCACGACGCCGACCTCGCCTACGCCAACCTCCAGCACCAGGCCGCGCAGGTCGCCTCCCTCGCCCTGCTGCGCCGAGGCCACGCCGGCTCACACTCGACCACCCCCGACCACCACCACGGCAGCGCCCAACTCGCAATCGCCGCCCCGCACGCCTTCACCACCCACGCCGAACTCGCCGCCCTCACCGATGCCTGCGCCCAGGCACTCAAGCCCGACGGTGTGCTGGTGATGACGGCTCGTCAGAGCACCGGCCAGGACACCACCGCCTACCTGATCGCCCACGCCCGGGCCAGCGGACTGGTCTACCTCCAGCACATCGTCGCAGCCGAAGCCACCGCCACTGACGGCCACCTCAACCCCGCCACCCCGGCACCTCTGCGGCCCGCCAGGACTGCGCCTGCCACCACACCCGGCCGTGGCCCGGCCGCCACCACGTGA
- a CDS encoding phosphotransferase, with protein MSGPDCLDYLSSQFHIGSVREVVHLPDGLMNDNWRIEADAGIFALKKIRDVPFDLARRNLRTLSALAKTGVPAPSPRQTADADPVVEVGRDGFSLVSWVEGRHRPGTDLPLSEVTALGALLGHLHEVLNRTLTGLPPVIDVPAASVTAPEATLAQIERFLAQLATLGEPTSFDEEAARFLVERRLLLEKFADERPVSAAPAGPFGWTHGDFQYRNVLWQDSEIVAVLDWDRIRVRPFGEEAVRTATVQFGGADGVLDSERVAAFMDGYRSVIAISPAELEDAVSRLWWKRMTDPWVLVFHYDRSDHSCDDLFAPQERMLSWWTERREEVVAAFIAKA; from the coding sequence ATGAGCGGCCCGGACTGTCTCGACTACCTGTCTTCGCAGTTCCACATCGGCAGTGTCCGCGAGGTCGTGCACTTGCCCGACGGGCTGATGAACGACAACTGGCGCATCGAGGCCGACGCCGGGATCTTCGCACTCAAGAAGATCAGAGATGTTCCCTTCGACCTGGCCCGGCGCAACCTCCGGACACTGTCAGCTCTGGCCAAAACCGGCGTCCCGGCGCCGTCGCCGAGGCAGACAGCGGACGCGGACCCGGTCGTCGAAGTGGGCCGGGACGGATTCTCCCTCGTCTCCTGGGTCGAAGGTCGGCACCGCCCGGGCACCGACCTGCCCCTGAGCGAGGTCACCGCGCTGGGGGCGCTGCTGGGTCACCTGCACGAGGTCCTCAACCGCACCTTGACCGGCCTCCCGCCGGTCATCGACGTCCCCGCCGCGTCCGTTACGGCTCCTGAGGCCACCCTCGCTCAGATTGAGCGCTTTCTCGCGCAGCTCGCCACCTTGGGCGAGCCGACCTCCTTCGACGAAGAGGCGGCCCGATTTCTGGTCGAACGCAGGCTGTTGCTGGAGAAGTTCGCCGACGAGAGGCCAGTGTCGGCGGCTCCGGCTGGACCCTTCGGCTGGACGCACGGCGACTTCCAGTACCGGAATGTCCTATGGCAGGACAGCGAGATCGTCGCCGTCCTGGACTGGGACCGCATTCGCGTCCGCCCGTTCGGCGAGGAGGCCGTCCGCACCGCCACGGTGCAGTTCGGCGGTGCGGACGGCGTCCTCGACTCGGAGCGTGTTGCGGCGTTCATGGACGGCTACCGGTCGGTGATCGCGATCAGCCCGGCGGAGCTGGAGGATGCGGTCAGCCGGTTGTGGTGGAAGCGGATGACGGACCCATGGGTGCTGGTCTTCCACTACGACCGCAGCGACCACTCATGCGACGACCTCTTCGCCCCTCAGGAGCGGATGCTGTCGTGGTGGACCGAACGCCGCGAGGAGGTTGTGGCCGCGTTCATTGCTAAAGCGTGA
- a CDS encoding zinc-binding dehydrogenase: MSYRCRAAVLMAPGEPLTIEEIELAEPAAGEVLVRTVSAGICATDLHFAVGRFPYPVPTVLGHEASGVIEAVGPGVTSFSAGDRVIVCDQIFCGRCAACLSGAMVYCTDTSGKERQRHRLTLAGQPIRQYLGVSAFAELMLTDANALIPLPPDISHDAGALLGCCLTTGLASVFNVAQPKPGDSIAVFGCGGVGLGAVQGARIAGATQIIAVDLEDHRLAAAAKVGATVTINAGFKDPVEEIRAVAPGGVNRSIEAVGLIETAGQAFAVLAPGGQATVLGMLPAGAAVPVPGSLLRHGRSLGGSVMGSVRSRADIPRYADLARTGMLAADDIATHRRPLQEINEALRAATAREGIRQMIRFTL; this comes from the coding sequence ATGTCCTACCGCTGCCGCGCCGCCGTCCTCATGGCCCCGGGTGAGCCTCTGACGATCGAGGAGATCGAGCTTGCCGAGCCTGCTGCGGGCGAAGTTCTGGTCCGCACCGTCAGCGCCGGGATCTGCGCGACCGACCTGCACTTCGCAGTCGGCCGCTTCCCGTACCCAGTCCCCACTGTCCTGGGTCACGAGGCCAGTGGAGTCATCGAAGCGGTCGGCCCCGGCGTCACCAGCTTCTCTGCTGGGGATCGGGTGATCGTCTGCGATCAGATCTTCTGCGGCCGTTGCGCAGCCTGCCTGTCCGGCGCGATGGTCTACTGCACCGACACCTCTGGCAAGGAGCGTCAACGCCACCGCCTGACCCTGGCCGGCCAGCCGATCCGTCAGTACCTCGGCGTGTCCGCATTCGCCGAGCTGATGCTCACCGACGCCAACGCCCTCATTCCGCTGCCGCCGGACATCTCGCATGACGCCGGCGCCCTCCTGGGATGCTGCCTGACCACCGGCCTGGCTTCGGTCTTCAACGTGGCCCAACCCAAGCCAGGGGACAGCATTGCCGTCTTCGGCTGCGGTGGCGTCGGTCTCGGCGCCGTCCAGGGCGCACGCATCGCCGGTGCGACACAGATCATCGCCGTCGACCTGGAAGACCACCGGCTGGCCGCCGCAGCCAAGGTTGGCGCCACCGTCACGATCAACGCCGGCTTCAAGGACCCGGTGGAGGAGATCCGGGCCGTCGCCCCAGGCGGTGTGAACCGTTCCATCGAGGCGGTCGGCCTGATCGAAACCGCGGGCCAGGCGTTCGCGGTGCTCGCGCCCGGCGGACAGGCCACCGTGCTCGGCATGCTCCCAGCCGGAGCCGCGGTGCCGGTGCCGGGTAGCCTCCTTCGGCACGGACGCTCCCTGGGAGGCAGCGTCATGGGCTCCGTGCGCAGCCGCGCCGACATCCCCCGGTACGCCGACCTCGCCCGTACTGGCATGCTGGCGGCCGACGATATCGCCACCCATCGCCGCCCGCTCCAGGAGATCAACGAGGCCCTACGAGCCGCGACGGCGCGCGAGGGTATCCGGCAGATGATCCGGTTCACGCTTTAG
- a CDS encoding DegT/DnrJ/EryC1/StrS family aminotransferase produces MADRSSTAGRQVVAIPFPRTAKYGTAEKEAVCAALEDGHLSDIDRGPRIAAIEDAFTALTGAQHALSFNSGTASLHAALHGVGAGPHAGVVVSPMTWVSAITAVLQAGSYPVFCDIEQTSPNLSADSLAHLPGTYSAVLATHAWGIPARMDDLADVTKLPIVEDCSHAHGAVYRGRPVGSWGAAGCFSLQESKSVSGGEGGVMTTSDRQVYERALTLGHHPRRLDRELTLASLRPMAASGAAYKFRMPVLSAVIATEQLRGLPGRMKAAEANFATLCEVLASFDAPITVPTLDETSVRGGTAPRSSSPSASMTLSGCGTC; encoded by the coding sequence GTGGCTGACCGCTCCAGCACCGCCGGTCGACAGGTCGTTGCCATCCCGTTCCCGCGCACCGCCAAGTACGGCACGGCCGAGAAGGAGGCCGTTTGCGCGGCCCTAGAAGACGGTCACCTGTCGGACATCGACCGTGGTCCCAGGATCGCCGCCATCGAAGACGCGTTCACCGCCCTGACCGGCGCCCAGCACGCGCTGTCCTTCAACTCCGGTACCGCGTCTCTGCATGCCGCGCTGCACGGGGTCGGTGCTGGTCCGCACGCCGGCGTCGTGGTCTCCCCGATGACGTGGGTCTCCGCGATCACCGCGGTCCTCCAGGCCGGCTCCTACCCCGTCTTCTGCGATATCGAGCAGACCAGCCCCAACCTGTCCGCTGACAGCCTCGCCCATCTGCCCGGTACCTACTCAGCCGTGCTCGCCACCCATGCCTGGGGCATCCCCGCACGGATGGACGACCTCGCCGACGTGACCAAGCTGCCCATCGTGGAGGACTGCTCCCACGCCCACGGCGCCGTCTACCGAGGACGACCGGTCGGCTCCTGGGGAGCGGCCGGGTGCTTCAGCCTCCAGGAGTCCAAGTCCGTCTCCGGCGGTGAGGGCGGGGTGATGACCACCTCTGACCGCCAGGTCTACGAGCGCGCTCTCACTCTCGGCCACCACCCCCGGCGCCTGGACCGGGAACTCACCCTGGCGAGCCTTCGCCCCATGGCCGCGAGCGGGGCCGCCTACAAATTCCGGATGCCCGTGCTGTCCGCCGTCATCGCCACCGAGCAACTACGCGGCCTGCCTGGGCGGATGAAGGCCGCCGAGGCTAACTTCGCCACCCTGTGCGAAGTCCTGGCCAGCTTCGATGCACCCATCACCGTCCCCACGCTCGATGAGACCTCGGTGCGGGGTGGTACGGCACCCCGCTCATCCTCACCCAGCGCGTCCATGACCCTCAGCGGCTGCGGGACATGCTGA
- a CDS encoding cupin domain-containing protein, whose protein sequence is MTVFHAADRQRITTADLPDGSSVFSSGQFVIRADGTARFDRHYHDFPELWMVAAGRGTVLVGGTEHQVGPGDIVYTAPGLEHDILNVSDELRVFWLSFDRPNGSAGAHLHRTPSDAAKHLVPAHPNTEAGHCG, encoded by the coding sequence GTGACCGTGTTCCACGCTGCTGACCGCCAGCGGATCACCACCGCCGACTTGCCCGACGGCAGTTCGGTGTTTTCCTCCGGCCAGTTCGTCATCCGAGCCGATGGCACCGCCCGTTTCGACCGGCACTACCACGACTTCCCCGAGCTGTGGATGGTCGCCGCCGGCCGAGGCACTGTCTTGGTCGGCGGCACCGAGCACCAGGTCGGCCCCGGCGACATCGTCTACACCGCCCCTGGCCTGGAGCACGACATCCTCAACGTCAGCGATGAACTGCGCGTCTTCTGGCTCTCCTTCGACAGGCCGAACGGCTCGGCCGGTGCCCACCTGCACCGCACCCCCAGCGACGCCGCCAAGCACCTCGTCCCCGCTCACCCGAACACCGAAGCAGGTCACTGTGGCTGA